From Candoia aspera isolate rCanAsp1 chromosome 4, rCanAsp1.hap2, whole genome shotgun sequence, a single genomic window includes:
- the LOC134497527 gene encoding zinc finger protein 398-like: MAEWTPAQAWEWDVEPQHLASFQPPAIFDQSERELYPAAEISLWTVVAAIQAVERKVDSSAARLLNLEGRMATAEKKIFECEKTELEFSNHLAALGTLIQEYRVLQRRLENMENLLKNRDLWILRLPLGPKGEIPKVPVTFEEEAVNFSTQEWAKLEDWQKELYRNITKGNYEPLMSLDSAISKADVLPPQVGLVDAPHVVDQEFVGEKGLFAEPKIGAGPLASRDDLLSWIKQEESPGHGKWNLEREIPAALGYDESATVKSEGQKLHEGFKQALPGPGRLHRIPRDEVFQAPRCCERQSCPQGQPAPAPLQKPEEPPHRERSCHEAEATPPVACLKESLLRCFKGRDEPSLHQRIHTGEEMYGEGVQPVTEAGASPVPEAYLCSEYGSGFGGPSASEAAGRPHACSLCPKRFRLKTSLLIHEKTHAVGKGDSAFVCAECGCGFSHPGQLTRHQAAHADRPHQCSECHKAFNRKSSLVVHQKTHRERPRPFQCPQCSKTFIRKQHLDDHTRTHTGEKPYQCPECEKRFAEKSKLTNHYRIHTGERPYRCGQCDKRFVRAHHLVKHQSSVHQAGAKLYSCHECGQGFGHAQAFLSHQASHANGERRHRCTECLKTFARRKYLLEHQRMHTGENPYSCPHCGKRFRYKQSLKQHLRMHGEQPLTPGPALPQRLPVTGTLEKDPLFEDDPPSGT; this comes from the exons GCCTGGGAATGGGACGTAGAGCCGCAGCATCTGGCGTCCTTCCAGCCTCCAGCCATCTTTGACCAGTCCGAGAGAGAGCTCTACCCGGCGGCCGAGATCTCCCTGTGGACGGTGGTGGCTGCCATCCAGGCTGTGGAGAGGAAGGTGGACTCCTCGGCCGCACGGCTGCTGAACCTGGAAGGCAggatggccactgctgagaaaaAGATCTTCGAGTGTGAGAAAACGGAGCTGGAGTTCAGCAACCACCTGGCTGCCTTGGGGACCCTCATCCAGGAATACCGGGTGCTCCAGAGGAGGCTGGAGAACATGGAGAACCTCCTGAAGAACCGCGACCTCTGGATTTTGAGGCTCCCCCTGGGCCCAAAGGGGGAAATCCCCAAG GTCCCCGTGACTTTTGAGGAGGAAGCTGTGAATTTTTCCACACAAGAATGGGCCAAACTGGAGGATTGGCAGAAGGAACTTTACAGGAACATCACAAAGGGAAATTACGAACCCCTGATGTCGCTCG ACTCTGCCATTTCCAAAGCGGATGTTCTTCCCCCCCAGGTGGGTCTAGTGGACGCTCCCCATGTTGTGGATCAGGAGTTTGTGGGGGAAAAGGGACTCTTCGCAGAGCCCAAAATAG GAGCAGGGCCTTTGGCTTCCAGAGATGATCTCTTGTCCTGGATTAAGCAGGAGGAATCTCCTGGCCATGGGAAGTGGAATCTGGAGCGAGAGATCCCTGCCGCCCTTGGCTACG ATGAGAGTGCCACAGTCAAGAGCGAGGGGCAGAAGCTCCACGAGGGTTTTAAGCAGGCCTTGCCTGGGCCTGGCCGGCTGCACCGCATCCCCCGCGACGAGGTCTTCCAGGCCCCGAGGTGCTGCGAGAGGCAGAGCTGCCCGCAGGGTCAGCCAGCCCCAGCCCCTCTTCAAAAGCCAGAGGAGCCTCCCCACCGGGAGAGAAGCTGCCACGAAGCCGAGGCCACCCCACCAGTAGCCTGCCTGAAGGAAAGCCTGCTGAGATGCTTCAAGGGTCGGGACGAACCCTCCTTGCAccagaggatccacacaggagaggaGATGTACGGGGAAGGGGTCCAGCCAGTGACAGAGGCAGGGGCCTCCCCGGTCCCTGAGGCCTACCTGTGCTCGGAATACGGGAGTGGCTTCGGCGGCCCGTCTGCCTCCGAAGCGGCCGGGAGGCCCCACGCCTGCTCCCTCTGTCCTAAGCGCTTCCGGCTGAAGACCAGCCTGTTGATCCACGAAAAGACCCACGCGGTGGGGAAGGGTGACAGCGCCTTCGTGTGCGCCGAGTGTGGGTGTGGCTTCAGCCACCCAGGGCAGCTCACTCGGCACCAGGCCGCCCATGCCGACCGGCCGCACCAGTGCTCGGAGTGCCACAAGGCCTTCAACCGCAAGTCCAGCCTGGTGGTCCATCAGAAAACCCACCGCGAGAGGCCCCGCCCCTTCCAGTGCCCCCAGTGCAGCAAGACCTTTATTCGGAAGCAGCACCTGGATGACCACACCCGGACCCACACCGGAGAAAAGCCCTACCAGTGCCCTGAGTGCGAGAAGCGCTTCGCCGAAAAGTCCAAGCTGACAAACCACTACCGGATCCACACTGGGGAGCGGCCGTACCGCTGCGGGCAATGCGACAAGCGCTTTGTGCGCGCTCACCACCTGGTCAAGCACCAAAGCAGCGTCCACCAAGCCGGGGCCAAGCTGTACTCCTGCCATGAGTGTGGGCAGGGCTTCGGCCACGCACAGGCCTTCCTCAGCCACCAGGCCAGCCATGCCAATGGCGAGAGGCGCCACCGCTGCACGGAATGCCTCAAGACCTTTGCCCGCAGGAAGTACCTGCTGGAGCACCAGCGGATGCACACGGGGGAGAACCCTTACTCCTGTCCACACTGCGGCAAGCGCTTCCGCTACAAGCAGTCTCTCAAGCAGCACCTGCGCATGCATGGGGAACAGCCGCTGACGCCTGGGCCTGCTCTGCCGCAGAGGCTGCCGGTCACCGGGACTCTGGAGAAAGACCCTCTCTTCGAGGATGACCCGCCCAGCGGAACCTGA